The Thermococcus eurythermalis genomic sequence TGTACAGCCAGATGATGCACGTTGGGCCGTGAGTTACTTTCCCTTTTGTCACTAAGAAACCGAGGACAGTAGAAAGGGCGGGAAAGAGAAAAGCTCAGAGTTCGACCTTTATGCCTGTCTCTTCCTCGACTTCTTCAAAGCCCTCTTTCATGTACTTCGCAAGCTCCTTGTCAACCTCAAAGAGAGCCGCGAGGAACTCCCCAAAGTGCTCCTTCTCCTCGTTGGCAACGTCGTAGAATACGTGCTTTATCCTCTCGTCCTCAATGTGCTCGGCAAGCTGTTCGTAGAAGTTTATGGCATCGAGCTCGGCCTCGATGGCCCAGCGCAGGGCCTGGGCGATTTCCCTCTTTGAGAGGGGTCTATCCTTCGGAATCTCAAACGGGTATTTCGCAAGCATGGTATCACCGGTGTACAGTACACTCCAGTGTTAATAACCTTTTAGGGGGTCGTTTTTGAGGAACTTCCCGTGCGTCAGTCCACCAAGTCCGGAACCACCACAGGAACGCCCTGAACTTCCGCAATGACGCCCCCGACCCCATAAACTTCCTCAAAAAGCCCCGGAGTGAGGACGTTTCTGCCGCCATCTTTTATTATCCTGCCGCCTTTCATAAATACAAACCTGTCCGCGAAGCGCAGCGCCAGGTTGACGTCGTGCATTATAATCACGGCCGTTTTGCCAGACTCAACGAACTCCCGCGCTATTTTCATCACTTCCACCTGGCTCCTCAGGTCGAGGTTGTTGGTAGGCTCGTCCATCAGGAGTATCTCAGGTTCCTGCGCGAGCGCCCTTGCTATGTTCACCTTCTGCAGTTCTCCCCCGCTGAGCCTGTTGATGGGTTTCAGGGCCAGGTGGTCGATTTTCAGCATTTTTAGAGTGGATTTAACGGCCTCAATGTCCTTTTTTGAAGGCTTCAAGCCCATGTAGGGCCTCCTGCCCAGCAGAACCGTGTCAAATACCCTCATGAAGCCGGGGACAATGGCCTGAGGCACGTAGCCGATGATTCTCGCGAGCTCCTCGCGAGAGTACTCGTTTATGGGCTTTTCAAAAACCTCCACTCCATTACACTTGAAAACTCCGGCGAGGCACTTCATGAGGGTGCTCTTCCCGGCACCGTTCGGCCCCAGTATCGCCACCAGCTCTCCCCTCTCCACCTCCAAGGAGACGTTGTGCAGTATCTGTGAGCCGTTATAGCCAAAATTCAGGTTTTTAACCTTCAGAACTTTCATCTGCCTCCCTCCATGCGCACCAGTAGGTAGATAAACATCGGAGCTCCTAGGAACGACGTTACAACGCCAACCGGCAGAACTATCGGCGAAAAGAGAAGCCTCGCAACTGTGTCCGCGGTAAGGAGCAGGAGGGCACCCATCAAGGCGGAGAGAGGTATCAGGAACCTGTAGTCTCCTCCAAAGATAAGCCTGACAGCGTGGGGCGCCACAAGTCCGACGAAGCCGATAACACCAACAAAGGAGACGCTTACGGCCGTCAAAAACGTCGCAAGAAACGTCGAAATTATTCTCGTCCTCTCAACTTCGACGCCGACGGATTTTGCGACCTCATCTCCGAGGGCCGAGGCGTTCAGATCCCACCTCTTCATGACAAAGTAAGCGAAGACCACCGCGAAGCTCGCCCCGAGTATGAGGTCTTCCCTCCAAGTCGCCCTTCCGAGGTCTCCGAAGCTCCAGTAGACCATCGCGGCGAGCTGGAGCTCGTCTGCAAAGTACTGCACGAGGGTGGTTAAGGCCGTGAAAAGCGAGCTCATCGCGATTCCGGAGAGGATTATTGCTTCAGGGCTCAGCCCCTTAAGCCTCGCCAGGAGCAGGATTGTGGTTGCAGCGCTCATTGCCCCGATGAACGCGAAGAGCACAACGGAATAGGGATTGTCCACGAATATTCTCCCCGAGCTCTCGGAATAGCCGGCCCCGAGCAGGATAGCAATGGAAGCCCCGAACATGGCCCCGTGGGAGACCCCCATAGTGAACGGGCTCGCGAGGGGGTTCCTAAGGAAGCCCTGCATAACGGCCCCAGAGATTGACAGCGAAGCGCCCACGAGGATTCCGGCAAGCACCCTTGGGAGGCGGATGTTCCAGATTACCATGTGGGTCCTGTAGTCGCCTCCCCAGATCAGTGCTCGGAAGACCTCCCCCATCGAAAGGGAATAACCCCCGTGGGAGATGGAGAACACGCTAACCAAAAATATGAGGGCTAAGAGGAAGATTCCCGCCCCAATCCTGGTTGCAACGTACCTTTCGTACTCCATACCACATCACGGCGAAGTCGGTAGTGAGTTTTCCGCTTCCTCTGTGGAGAGGTCTATCTTTTTAAACCCGCCGAACTGCCTGGCAAGTTCTTCATAAACGGGCCTGCCGACGAGGAACTCGTATATCTCGTTTGCCTTCTGAACAGGGTCAACGTCCTCAAAGCGCTCCGGGTAGAGAACCTTCCCGATGAAGTACGCGTCCGCCATTGCTGTGCCGATGTTCGTGGAGTAGTAGTTGTACGGCAGGACTCCGTAAACGTTGCCGTTTTTTACAGCCTTCAGGGACTCATAAAACTCTGGGTTCTTCTTGTAGTCATCGAGCACCAGCTTCAGCCCACCCTCGTCAATGAAGATGTAATCCGGGTCCCACTCCAGGAGCTTCTCTTTGTCTATGAACTTGTGGCCCTCTCCAAGCTCGTCGGCGACGTTTTTCGCGCGGAGCACGACGAAGGGGGGATATTTGGCCTTCGTGCTCTCTATCCCATGGGCCCCTCTGTAGCCTATTCCACCAACGTAAACGCTCGGGCTCTCTGCATTTTCCGTCCTCCTGAGGAGGTCCTCCTGAACCGACTTTATGAAGTCAATGACCTTCCGCGCCCGGTCTTCCTTTTTCAAAATCTTCCCGGCCAGCCCAAGGGACTCGAAGAGCTTTTCGTCCTCGAAGCTCGTCAGCTCCCCGTAGCTGAGCACCACGACTGGAATTCCGGTTTTCTCCTGTATGTCCTGGGCGGTCTTGGCATCAACATAAGTCATGAAGATGACGTCTGGTTTGAGTTCTATCAAGGCCTCAAGATCGGGAAGCTTTCCCGGCCCGCCGGGGCCTATGCTCGGAAGCTCCTTGAGCTCAGGGTGGGCCATAATGTAGGGCCTGCCCCCAGGGTGTTGCTTTTCAAAGTCCTCGACACCCACTACCATGTCCGTCGCGTTGAGGTAGACCATAATCCTCAGGGCGCCGGGGCCAGCTGCTACCACCCTCTCAACGTTCTCTGGAACGGCCACTTCCCTGCCGGCGAGGTCTTTCACGACCATCGTAGCTTTCCCCGTGGTCTGACCCTGCAGACAGCCGGACACGAGGACAAGCAAGACCACGAGCGAGAGGACTTTCAAGAGAACCCTCTTCATTTTCTATTCACCTCCTCGAACCACCCAACTTTTGCGTTCTCCACGCAGTCTATGGCGGAAGAATACGGCTTGATATCAAGCACGAGAGTCCCATCCACGGCGTCGAGCCACTTCACAACAAGCTCCCTGCCCCTCCGTTCCAGGAGCTCCACAACGGCGAACCCTATCGGGTTCGGCCTGTGGGGGGAGCGGGTCGCAAAAACTCCGTGCTCCCTGCCGTCGTGCGGCGGAATGGCTGTTAAAACGTTCCTTCTGGCCCGGTCAAGCCAGTACAGGATTATCAGGTGCGTGCAGGTTTCTATGTCCTTCAAGCCCTCTTCAAACTCGGGAAAGACCTCCACCACAGACACTTCATCCGAGAGCCTTCCCTGTCTGGGACACTCAGATGGAGTCTTGTAGGGTGACCGTATCACCCCAATCGGCCTGAGGTTAAGCTCCATTGCCAGACCCTCCGACTTTAACGATTCCCCTTCCAATCACCGCGTGGTATGGGGGTCTACCTGCTCGCGAAACTCCCTCGCGTATTGGAGTATCCTCTCCAATTTACCCTCCTTGACCAGTCGGTTAAGGGTTAGCATTGTATTACCAATTCTAAATATGATAGCACGCTTTAAACGCTTTCCGAATATTAGTGTTATCAACCAAAGGTTAAAATGTTGGCTGATGGCACGAACTCTGGGATCGACAAAAACCGGAACGGCATTTATTTCTCCCGGCCCACGCCGGGAGACATTGCCCAGTATCAAATACAAAAATAGTTGATGGGGGATTCAATTAGTCCATCAGTCCACCTCAAGGCTGAAGTCCTGGTAGTCCATCCATATCCCCGTCTTCATCACCGAGTCGTACTAGGCCTTCTCTATCTTTGCTAGCTCCTCGAAGATTCCCCTAACGGACTCGTGCCCCGCTTCCTTCGCCGCTTTCTCACAGCTCCTAGGTGAGCTTCTCCCGCTCCATGCCTATTCTGACGGCATCAACCTCGCTGTCAAGTCTTCATCACCAAAGAGACACTGAATGCAGGAAAACTCCCCACCGTTAGGGTGGCCAAATCTAAAAATGAAAGTTTAAAACGCCCCACTTCCGACGCCGCATATCTTCGCGAACGGGCAGATGGAGCAGTCCTCGGTGTACGGCTTCAGCGGGGGTTCGCCCTTGACGGCCTTTGTTATCTCTCTGGCTTTCTCCATGTCATCGTCCTCGCCTTCAAGGACGAGCGTCACGCTGCCCTCCGCACCACCGGCACCGCCAGCGGCTATCGGTATCGCCTCGACACCCGCCAGTATCCTGTAAGCCTCGACTTCCGTCACGGGGTGGGCGTGCGGTATCGGCACAAGGGCCGCGTAGAGGCCGGTTCCCCAGTCGAATGAGTAAATTCCCGTGAGCTTGGCGCTCTCCTCAACAGGGGTCGGCACGAACTTCTCAAGGCTTATGGGCGTTATCGTAAAGACGCCCTTGGTTATCGTCCAGCCGAAAGTCCTGCCGATAGTCCCTCCGTCGGGGGCCGCGGCAAAGACCGCAACGTTCCAGTTGATGTCAATCGCGTTTGCGCCCTTGATGAAGACGTCCTCCCGTCCCATTTCCCTGAGCGCCTCGACGGGCTCGCCCTCGAAGGGCTTACCCTTGTGGAGGACGAGGTGCTTTGGCCACGTCTTCTTCGCGGTTACACAGGTTCTCCCCCTGCTTATAGTTCCGACCGTCCACTTCTCCTTCTCCAGTTTCTCCCCGAGTATCTCCTCAGCAATGTAGGCCGCTGTCGTGCCCGTTGCTATGTAAACGAAGCCGTGCTTGAGCGCGTGCTGGACTTTGGGCATCGCCACAACTGCTTTGGCAATCAGGCGCTTGCTCTCGGACGGTGTGAGAGTAACGAGGGCCCTCTTCATGTGGAATCACCGGTTAAAATTTTCATCTTATCACTATCTAAGCATACCGGAGCGCTGTTCTGGTCATAGAAAGTTATTAGAAAAGCCGAACTAGCGCCCGCGCCCGTAGGCAGGCAATTTGAAAAGTTATCCCGCCAGCAACTCCCATGCGGGAAGGGCAAACTCTTTTAACGGGGGGCCACAACCCAAAACCATGCTCTACGTGGAGATACTGGGAAACCTTCCAGAGATGGCAAGGGACGAAGTGAAGGCCATGCTTGAGCTGGCGGGGGGAGAGATAGTCGGGCAGGACTACCTCTTCCTGAAGGTTGAGGCCGGCAAAGATGCGTTCCCCTACCTCGACCGTCTCGGCCTCGCCCACGAGTATGGGGAACTGATAGTCGAGGCCGAGTCCATTGAAGAGCTCCTCCAGAAGG encodes the following:
- a CDS encoding ABC transporter ATP-binding protein translates to MKVLKVKNLNFGYNGSQILHNVSLEVERGELVAILGPNGAGKSTLMKCLAGVFKCNGVEVFEKPINEYSREELARIIGYVPQAIVPGFMRVFDTVLLGRRPYMGLKPSKKDIEAVKSTLKMLKIDHLALKPINRLSGGELQKVNIARALAQEPEILLMDEPTNNLDLRSQVEVMKIAREFVESGKTAVIIMHDVNLALRFADRFVFMKGGRIIKDGGRNVLTPGLFEEVYGVGGVIAEVQGVPVVVPDLVD
- a CDS encoding ferritin family protein; protein product: MLAKYPFEIPKDRPLSKREIAQALRWAIEAELDAINFYEQLAEHIEDERIKHVFYDVANEEKEHFGEFLAALFEVDKELAKYMKEGFEEVEEETGIKVEL
- a CDS encoding FecCD family ABC transporter permease; translated protein: MEYERYVATRIGAGIFLLALIFLVSVFSISHGGYSLSMGEVFRALIWGGDYRTHMVIWNIRLPRVLAGILVGASLSISGAVMQGFLRNPLASPFTMGVSHGAMFGASIAILLGAGYSESSGRIFVDNPYSVVLFAFIGAMSAATTILLLARLKGLSPEAIILSGIAMSSLFTALTTLVQYFADELQLAAMVYWSFGDLGRATWREDLILGASFAVVFAYFVMKRWDLNASALGDEVAKSVGVEVERTRIISTFLATFLTAVSVSFVGVIGFVGLVAPHAVRLIFGGDYRFLIPLSALMGALLLLTADTVARLLFSPIVLPVGVVTSFLGAPMFIYLLVRMEGGR
- a CDS encoding iron ABC transporter substrate-binding protein, with the translated sequence MKRVLLKVLSLVVLLVLVSGCLQGQTTGKATMVVKDLAGREVAVPENVERVVAAGPGALRIMVYLNATDMVVGVEDFEKQHPGGRPYIMAHPELKELPSIGPGGPGKLPDLEALIELKPDVIFMTYVDAKTAQDIQEKTGIPVVVLSYGELTSFEDEKLFESLGLAGKILKKEDRARKVIDFIKSVQEDLLRRTENAESPSVYVGGIGYRGAHGIESTKAKYPPFVVLRAKNVADELGEGHKFIDKEKLLEWDPDYIFIDEGGLKLVLDDYKKNPEFYESLKAVKNGNVYGVLPYNYYSTNIGTAMADAYFIGKVLYPERFEDVDPVQKANEIYEFLVGRPVYEELARQFGGFKKIDLSTEEAENSLPTSP
- the tsaA gene encoding tRNA (N6-threonylcarbamoyladenosine(37)-N6)-methyltransferase TrmO — protein: MELNLRPIGVIRSPYKTPSECPRQGRLSDEVSVVEVFPEFEEGLKDIETCTHLIILYWLDRARRNVLTAIPPHDGREHGVFATRSPHRPNPIGFAVVELLERRGRELVVKWLDAVDGTLVLDIKPYSSAIDCVENAKVGWFEEVNRK